The genomic stretch ATTGTTAATTGCATTGTCAATTTAAGCTTTCAACATTAAAAGGGAGGTGCGATTAAGCTGTatctattcaaaattaataactGGATTTTACTTATGCATGTGTTCCATAAAGGATTTAAAAAGCTATTGTCAAGCAGTAGAATGATAGTTTAAGAAAAAGATCAACATAATTTAGGATTAGTTCAACATTTGGtcccaaaaagataaaaaatctaCCAAGACACAAGATAAATATCTACTGCCATAGTTTCATGGacatatcaaattatcaacacttcctttgatattttttagataAGGGTGGATTCCAATCGAACTTAAACAAAAGCTAACTCAAGCCCGATTCAAGTCCATAATGTCcaatttgagcttgagctcattCAAACAAGTGAACAGTATCGTTAGAGGGCTATTAACGAGATGAACAATGTTGTCATATGAGTAAACAATGTCACTAGAGAAGcaaacaaatcaaacttgaaccgAGCTGCTCTAGCTCAAGTTTGGGTCATTCAAGCCAACCATGGATTGATCCCGAAACGACTCCACTTAAATCTTTCAGCTAAACATTGAGGCTTTATTCATCAAAACTTTGTATGATACAAgtagattaaaaaaacaatttcagtATCCTATCTCTTGAAATACCAAGTGTATACACAAAATAATCAGTGACCTAAAGGATCCATATGCACTCATTCTAGCAACTTAACTTGATTCtcagaatttttttcttcaagtgGGCAAATAATGGCTCTGTATGTTTGCTCATCAGGAATTACACCCTTGAGAACCATGTAGTCATGCAATTCAGTCACTTCTTCTGGACTACAATTCTTACTGAAATTGGTAAGAAGAGTTGTATATGTTATGACATCAGGAATGATGCCATGAAGAATCATGTCCTTCATTAACTCTCTTGCCTGTTGATAACATCCAAACTTGCACAAAAAGTTGATTAAGATATTGTAACTAACTCTATTCACCTCAATCCTGGCATTTCTCATTTCTGAAATTAAAGAACACGCCTCATCAATCTTGCCACAGCTAAAATACCCATTCATCAAAGTGTTATAAGTGATTGAATCAAGTAAACCCGTCCTCTGTAGCACATCTAGCACATTTTTTGCAACATCTACAGATGCCTCCTTGCACAAGCCATTTATAATGGAATTGTATATTGCCAAGTTCGGTTTTTCTTCcatctttatcatattttcgTAGACCAGCACAGCATTTTCTATGTTTCTGTTTTTACAGTAGCTGTCAATCAGAGAACCATATGTAAAAAGGTCAGGAATCAAACCATGAACAAACATCTTACTCAAAAGTTGCATAACTCCTGATAAGTTATTGCTATGACAAAGATAATCAATGAGAACATTGTATGAAGATGCATCTTGAATAAGGTGTTTCCCGAGAACTTGGTTGTGAAACTTGAAAGCTTGTGCCATGTATCCATTTCTACAAAGCCCCTTTATGATAATGGAGTAGGTTAACTGATCCGGGGGTATACACTTATCAATCATGTCAGAGAAAAGCAAAGAAGCTCCCTCCATATCTCCTTCTGCGTAAAGCCaatgaattattgaattgtAAATGATGGTATCAGGCATCAAGCCCCTCTCCACCATTGCATCACACAACCTAAGTGCCACATCCAAACTCCCTCCTCTAGCATATCCATCTACCAAAGTTGCATAGGTCCTTGTGTTACACTCAATACCCACCTTAaccatataattaaaaactcCTTGAGCAAATGCTACTTTTCCAATTTTGCAACACCCGTTGATGATACAATTGTAGGTCACTGAATTTGGAAAAACAGTGTCCCCTGACATTGCTCTCATCTTCCCAGCTAGCTTCAATGCAAATTCTAGGTCCCCTATTCGGCAAGCTCCATCTATTATCATGTTGAAAGAAACAACATTTGGCCAAATCCCACTTTTTAACATCCGGTAGTATACTGACAGTGCTTCTACTAATTTGCTTTCCTTGCAAAGAGCATAAATAACCAAGTTAAAAGTATTCACATTCACAACATATCCACATGACACCATTTCCTTGAAAACTTTCCAGAACTTAGCAATATCGTTTAACTTCACAAGATGACCCAAAAAATTATTCCAAGAGTGAATTGAAATGCAAAGACCATCCACTCTTGACTTCTGAATCACTCGATAAGCACCCTCAGTAGCTCCAACTTGAGTACAAGCCCTCACCAATGCATCAAACACAGCAGGGGTTGACTCACACATTTCATAACTATCAACCAAACCTTTCAGTACCTCCAGTGGAGGCACCCCATCTGCACAAATTAACTTCCCCATTATTGACAAAGCATCATCAAATCTCTTTGAATTCACCAACACGTGAACTATGACACAACTAGATTCCAAAGAATGTGAAAAGCTCTTCTTCTCTCCAACCAAATTGTAAAACTCCAAAGCCAAGGTTGGTGATGTTCGAAACTCGCAAACAACACGGCTTACTAAGGTATTCGTTAGACTTGGGGCCATTTGATTTAACACTTTCCATTTCCTCTGCCTTAAATTAATACAAAGTGCTCCAAAAATAATTTCTTCTGCACTTGGATTGATAAGTTGCTTCGCCAAGTGAAAAGCTCGGCACAAAAGACTAGTTCTTTTGTGTAAACAGAAGGTTAAAAACATAGAATACTCAAAACAATGATTAAAAGGAATAGTTTCTCCAATAAAGAATCAAAAGACAGCAAACCCAGTTCAGTATGAGAAACTTAGAGATGCTAAGATCAAATTGGGCTTGCAGAAGAACACTAAAACCCTAGTCAGGGTAAAGCTAAAAAAGCCAAAGATAAGAATTTTGAAGCTAAATAAGCGTgaaaataaggaaaagaaatataatagaGAAGTGACGAGACCGGAAAAGATTACCTTTAAAGCTTCTTTCTTGCAAGAAGGAAAGAAGAATGGTAAAAATAGGCATAGCTGGTGCTTGATTCTGCAGTGAACGTTTTCATTTTCAAGTTCAGTAATAGTTACCAACATTTTCCCACTTTTTCCCTCCATAAGccctaaataatatatatgaaacctaattttttttaaaaatgctaaatggtaaaataataatttaatattaaaattttgaaataaaaatgaaaatacatatGAAATATTCACGTTTAAATACAACAATTTAagatttttacaaatttaaaatcctACAATTTAGTATATGAAACCCTAatcactattttaaataaaatctcaaagATTACTATGATGTAAGCTATAACTAAATTGTGAGCAATAGAGACAACAACAAAGAGGTATGATAAAACTAGACATTCCCTAAGCTTGAGTTGGAGTTCATGTTTGACAATATAAAACTCTTAAGCTAAgtgtttgataatttaaaactcTTAAACTAAAGTTTGCCTAAACAAAACTCGTTTTGACCTTGTTTAATTCAAGCTAGGATGGTAAGGATCAACTAAGCATGAAATAAAGAGGTGAGATGTAACAAAGAGACATAATAGAGACTAGAGAAAGGATAACTTGTTTGGTTGAGAATGTAAAGTGACTTGTCAAGATAAAATAGAGGTGGTAATGGGTTGTGTTAACACATGGACAAGCATAACCTACAAAAATTGGGCATGATCAAAAAATTTGTTGGGTTTTGTCAAGGCTTACGAATCAAATGGATTGTTTTGATGCCTCATTGAAAAGCTTGCAAACCAACATGTCAccacattataaaaaattaaagaaattaaaaaccACATGCCTCATTTATAAGGTGCTGAGACATCAAACTTTTTAATTCATCTCAGGCCAaacccacctaaggtttagtataaactcaagttcactcttattaacttttgaaaactcaaatatcaatCCATCCACTAGTTTTAGTTATTACAATCtgaggtaaaatcgttatttaattaaaaatatttaaaaaattgaaattttatcatatttctcccataggtttaaaaactaacaaatttttctctactcaagtttgaaaagtgaccatttAGCCCATAAGGTTTCTCTTTTACTTTGCTTCTCTATCAAGCTTTCTCCGGAGACAGCTAGCCTTCTCCCTCTGTCACAAACGACCATCAATACTAGTTGTAACTTCCTCTACCATAGACAACCACTAAGATCGATCAAAATGGTCGGATTCTGTGCATGAAGCTTCTTGAAATGGTGATGAATTACCACGAAGATCAACGCGAAACGCTAATCTTTGACATCCTTAGTCTTCAGGAAACTCAAATTGGCATTTTTCAAAGATGAAGGCTTGTCAT from Mangifera indica cultivar Alphonso chromosome 6, CATAS_Mindica_2.1, whole genome shotgun sequence encodes the following:
- the LOC123218696 gene encoding pentatricopeptide repeat-containing protein At1g11710, mitochondrial produces the protein MFLTFCLHKRTSLLCRAFHLAKQLINPSAEEIIFGALCINLRQRKWKVLNQMAPSLTNTLVSRVVCEFRTSPTLALEFYNLVGEKKSFSHSLESSCVIVHVLVNSKRFDDALSIMGKLICADGVPPLEVLKGLVDSYEMCESTPAVFDALVRACTQVGATEGAYRVIQKSRVDGLCISIHSWNNFLGHLVKLNDIAKFWKVFKEMVSCGYVVNVNTFNLVIYALCKESKLVEALSVYYRMLKSGIWPNVVSFNMIIDGACRIGDLEFALKLAGKMRAMSGDTVFPNSVTYNCIINGCCKIGKVAFAQGVFNYMVKVGIECNTRTYATLVDGYARGGSLDVALRLCDAMVERGLMPDTIIYNSIIHWLYAEGDMEGASLLFSDMIDKCIPPDQLTYSIIIKGLCRNGYMAQAFKFHNQVLGKHLIQDASSYNVLIDYLCHSNNLSGVMQLLSKMFVHGLIPDLFTYGSLIDSYCKNRNIENAVLVYENMIKMEEKPNLAIYNSIINGLCKEASVDVAKNVLDVLQRTGLLDSITYNTLMNGYFSCGKIDEACSLISEMRNARIEVNRVSYNILINFLCKFGCYQQARELMKDMILHGIIPDVITYTTLLTNFSKNCSPEEVTELHDYMVLKGVIPDEQTYRAIICPLEEKNSENQVKLLE